Proteins encoded by one window of Bactrocera oleae isolate idBacOlea1 chromosome 4, idBacOlea1, whole genome shotgun sequence:
- the inaD gene encoding inactivation-no-after-potential D protein, which produces MVQINSGSGDHIHTVTLDKTGKKSFGICIVRGEVKDSPNSKTSGIFIKGIVPDSPAHLCGKLKVGDRILSLNNYDVRNATEQAVIELIKDAGIKINLEIQTFGKDEKKTSERERNENGYVQVKAKFAPEPPMSANKSSVPKETPRNPAFSASIRQKPASNFTANDEEDEDTRDMTGRIRTESGYEIDRASAGNCKLNKQEKERDKEQADEFGYTMAKIKKRYNLMKDLRKIEVTRAPNTSLGLALAGHKDRRKMACFVAGINSSGLLASVDIKPGDEILEVNGNVLQNRCHLNASVIFKNIDTERIIFITSRRKDNDEGISVNPIKKFPKEVDDTKFLFDLYPNARSVQVKKEGFLGIMVIYGKHVEVGNGIFISDLREESNAVTAGVKVGDMLLAVNKDVTLESNYDEAVALIRRAEGIVTLVLLTLKSEEALKAEKDAAEKKKEEAKIEAEKPQDPSVAEIKVNKKILIELKIEKKPLGVIVVGGKNNQVKTGCVITHIYPDGAIAADKRLNIFDHIVEVNSKPVNCSEMTTLKVHQIFHTTYEKVVTFQVFRADPFEVEKLNIEFIKKPGKDLGLSLAPNERGCTISEIIPSGYAEIDNKLQRGDIITKFNGDSLDGCTFEICYALFKGANGKISMEITRPKPTCRTEASK; this is translated from the exons atggtGCAAATTAACTCTGGCAGTGGCG atcaCATTCACACAGTAACTTTGGATAAAACCGGAAAGAAGTCATTTGGAATTTGTATAGTCAGAGGAGAg GTTAAAGACTCCCCAAACTCGAAAACATCCGGAATTTTTATAAAAGGTATAGTTCCAGACAGCCCTGCCCACTTGTGTGGGAAACTAAAG GTGGGAGATCGGATATTGTCGTTAAACAATTACGATGTCCGAAATGCTACAGAACAAGCGGTTATCGAGCTAATTAAAGATGCTGGCATCAAAATAAATCTTGAAATTCAAACTTTTGGAAAG GATGAGAAGAAAACGTCAGAACGTGAACGCAACGAAAATGGTTACGTGCAAGTCAAAGCAAAATTCGCTCCAG AACCGCCAATGTCGGCGAATAAAAGTTCGGTTCCTAAAGAAACCCCGCGAAATCCGGCGTTTTCTGCCTCCATACGTCAGAAACCAGCTTCTAATTTTACAGCCAACGACGAAGAGGACGAGGACACACGAGATATGACTGGCCGAATTCGCACAGAATCTGGATATGAA ATCGATCGAGCGTCTGCCGGTAATTGTAAACtcaataaacaagaaaaagaaCGAGACAAAGAACAAGCCGATGAGTTCGGATACACAATGG CGAAAATCAAGAAAcgttataatttaatgaaagacCTGCGGAAAATAGAAGTGACGCGCGCGCCTAATACCTCACTAGGATTGGCCTTAGCCGGCCACAAGGATAGAAGAAAAATGGCTTGCTTTGTAGCTGGAATAAATTCCAGTGGCCTATTAGCTTCAGTGGATATAAAACCGGGTGATGAGATTCTTGAGGTGAACGGAAATGTTTTACAGAACCGTTGCCATTTGAATGCCTCAGTGATATTTAAAAACATCGACACCGagagaattatttttataacatcaCGCAGAAAAGACAATGATGAAGGAATATCTGTAAACCCCATAAAGAAGTTCCCAAAGGAAGTCGATGAT ACcaagtttttatttgatttatatccCAATGCACGATCAGTACAAGTTAAAAAAGAAGGATTTTTAGGAATTATGGTTATATATGGAAAGCATGTCGAAGTGGGCAACGGTATATTCATATCTGATTTGCGCGAAGAATCCAATGCAGTAACG GCTGGAGTAAAAGTCGGTGATATGTTATTAGCTGTCAACAAAGATGTCACTTTGGAATCGAATTATGATGAG gCCGTTGCACTAATTAGGCGTGCTGAGGGTATAGTAACACTTGTTTTATTAACTCTGAAATCGGAGGAAGCTCTAAAAGCCGAAAAAGATGCtgcagaaaagaaaaaagaag AAGCAAAAATAGAAGCTGAAAAACCACAGGATCCTTCCGTTGCGGAAATAAAAGTCAACAAGAAAATCcttattgaattgaaaattgaaaagaaacCTCTTGGAGTAATTGTTGTTGGAGGCAAGAACAACCAAGTCAAG ACCGGATGCGTTATAACCCACATCTATCCAGATGGAGCGATAGCAGCAGATAAACGCTTAAATATTTTCGACCACATAGTGGAAGTTAACAGCAAGCCAGTGAATTGCAGTGAAATGACGACGTTAAAAGTGCACCAAATATTCCACACAACGTACGAGAAAGTTGTAACATTCCAAGTATTTCGTGCTGACCCGTTTGAGGTAGAAAAGTTAAATATCGAATTTATAAAGAAACCAGGAAAAGACTTGGGACTTTCATTAGCACCAAATGAACGCGGCTGCACAATTTCCGAAATT ATACCTTCTGGCTACGCTGAGATTGATAATAAGTTACAACGTGGTGATATCATAACCAAATTCAATGGTGATTCTTTGGACGGATGCACTTTTGAAATATGCTACGCCTTATTCAAAGGAGCCAACGGAAAAATTTCAATGGAAATTACAAGACCTAAACCTACATGTCGCACTGAAGCGtccaaataa
- the RpL23 gene encoding large ribosomal subunit protein uL14 yields MSKRGRGGTAGGKFRISLGLPVGAVMNCADNTGAKNLFVIAVHGIRGRLNRLPAAGVGDMFVATVKKGKPELRKKVMPAVVIRQRKPFRRRDGVFIYFEDNAGVIVNNKGEMKGSAITGPVAKECADLWPRIASNASSIA; encoded by the exons ATGTCGAAAAGAG GACGTGGTGGAACCGCGGGTGGAAAATTCCGCATCTCACTTGGTCTACCAGTGGGCGCTGTGATGAATTGCGCTGATAACACAG GTGCGAAGAACTTGTTTGTAATTGCTGTACATGGCATTCGCGGTCGATTGAATCGTCTGCCAGCTGCTGGAGTTGGTGACATGTTTGTAGCTACAGTGAAAAAGGGCAAACCTGAGCTAAGAAAGAAG gTTATGCCAGCTGTAGTTATCCGTCAACGCAAACCATTCAGAAGGAGGGATggtgttttcatatattttgaagATAATGCGGGGGTTATTGTGAATAATAAAGGTGAAATGAAAGGTTCCGCTATCACTGGACCTGTGGCGAAAGAATGTGCTGACTTGTGGCCTCGTATTGCATCTAATGCCAGTTCAATCgcctaa